The Erythrobacter sp. JK5 genome includes a region encoding these proteins:
- a CDS encoding DnaJ domain-containing protein, protein MSSAKFHGRHESANRHCEAPGCREAGEFRAPGYRASGFDGPGEWRWFCLDHVREFNSGYDWFEGMSADEILNAQSPVNGWRTESPGFSQRVHVDGMPRWADFTDPLDAIAARAGGIRSRAEREARMAMDGRFSKDEAQALETMGLGLDTDRRRLRRRYSELVRRYHPDRNGGDRKYEARLGKVVEAYQLLRKSAAIA, encoded by the coding sequence ATGTCTTCCGCCAAGTTCCATGGTCGCCACGAAAGCGCAAATCGGCACTGCGAGGCCCCCGGGTGCCGCGAGGCTGGCGAATTTCGAGCACCTGGATACCGCGCCAGCGGGTTCGACGGTCCGGGCGAATGGCGCTGGTTCTGCCTCGATCACGTGCGCGAGTTCAATTCCGGCTACGACTGGTTCGAAGGAATGTCGGCCGACGAAATCCTGAATGCGCAATCGCCGGTCAACGGCTGGCGCACCGAAAGTCCCGGCTTTTCGCAGCGTGTGCATGTCGACGGGATGCCGCGCTGGGCGGATTTCACCGACCCGCTGGATGCCATCGCCGCGCGCGCGGGCGGTATCCGCAGCCGCGCCGAACGCGAAGCGAGAATGGCGATGGACGGGCGCTTTTCCAAGGACGAGGCGCAGGCGCTGGAAACGATGGGTCTCGGTCTCGATACCGACCGGCGGCGATTGCGGCGGCGCTATTCGGAACTGGTCCGCCGCTACCACCCCGATCGCAACGGCGGCGACCGCAAGTATGAGGCGAGGCTGGGCAAGGTTGTCGAGGCGTATCAGCTGCTGCGAAAGAGCGCTGCGATCGCCTAG
- a CDS encoding BolA family transcriptional regulator, translated as MSGAIADEITARLTDAFSPTRLDVINDSAHHAGHSGDDGSGESHFTVVIEAAAFAGMSRLARQRAVIAALGDIVGERVHAVAIRAGAPQ; from the coding sequence ATGAGCGGAGCGATCGCCGATGAAATCACTGCCCGGCTGACCGACGCGTTTTCGCCGACCCGGCTCGACGTGATCAACGACAGCGCGCATCACGCCGGGCATTCGGGCGATGACGGATCGGGCGAATCGCACTTCACGGTGGTGATCGAAGCCGCTGCCTTTGCCGGCATGAGCCGCCTCGCCCGCCAGCGCGCGGTGATCGCGGCGCTGGGCGACATCGTCGGCGAACGGGTGCACGCGGTGGCGATCAGAGCAGGCGCGCCGCAATAG